From Calliphora vicina chromosome 3, idCalVici1.1, whole genome shotgun sequence:
GAAGATTTCtctatatttgaattcaattccaggtagatttcaaaataaagtttacaaaaaaaaagttggaaataattaattcattatttgatctctattgaataaaaataaaatcgttACTTCATataatatttcttaataaaGATAATGATAcacaatgaaaaatttattttactttgatattttaatattattgttaatttttatattattttgtttgagtGTAATGAATTTCTTGACTTAattatcaaattattttatttcgcTATTTTCTTACTGTGAAAATCGATTAAAAAGGTAGATCTTGCAACTGACAAATAACTGCAAATTAAGTACATATAGgtatcaaatttaaatattgtcaagaagaatttatttacattatcgcaattatgttttttttttttaaaaaaatgttaaatatcaaTTGCGTAAACCTATTAAAAATACACTTAAATCTCATAGATATAAAATTTATGGTAACggattatttttgcaaatatttcttGTACATTAACCACTTACCTTAATTTGATTTTTGCtgaaaattacataaatatacCTACTTATGAAATAAACTTAAGACtaggaaaataaataatataatattgcTAATTGTCTATAAATTAAAGCTTGAACAAATCAAtgattaaaatatcaaaatttaattaattctactttaattttattaatatttttaaggcggttaattttaacatttaatttttttatatataaaattttaaacttatttatgtaGTCTGAAATTTACagcagaaacaaaattttaatttaaacatgaaTTTAAATGCATTAAAACAAAAGGCAAGCTatacctattaaaaaaaaactaaattaaaattgttttatttccatgttcaatgctttttttaaatcaacaattCTATTTACTACATAATTTTACAACTCTTCAAGTTCAATTCCATtcaaagaacaaaacaaaaagagcaaaaactacTATAGTCCTCTCACTGTTCTCCACAGAAAACATATGTGAAAACGAGATAGAAAATAGGAATGCGGGAAATTACAAGAAATTGCGAAAAAcgcaaaagaaaaaatgtttttgttttctacatttccttttaaccaaaaataaaatataaaaaagaaactaattaaacaatattttttgtttgccttactATAAACTAAAGCCACATGAATAACGTAAACCATTGTTTGCAATAATTAATTCACTTTAGCCAAttgtttgttttgatattgaacattataaaCGAAGCCTTCAAATACCGCTGGCTCTTTCTTCGTCGTGACATGACACCGACGTGCTTCCAATGTTCTTTTTTGAGGCATCAAAACTTTGGCTtctgtttttaaacaaaaaatttccacaCTTACCCTGAAAAGTCTCCTCATTTTCTTCGTCCGAAGCCATTGTCAATAGTTTAAttaactttttatatgaaaactgttaAAAACACGTTAAAATTTGCACTGGATTTTTTATGcacaatttattttcaacacaCAATCACAAAATAGAGTTCTTTTCACAAAAGCGGCTTCAACAAATATGGCGTAGGCAAATGGCAAACGAATGAGAATATAACATAAACGACAATGACATTTACAGAGTTGTCTTGGAATGGTACTAAATTTGTACTACATGTAGTGTCATCGATAACGGGCGATACGATTATTTTTGACATTTCCTTTTGATCTGTGTAAACGTTTGTAGCAGCATTTTTGGTTTTTGACGAACATTTGACAATTTctgcatttttattaaatattcttcATGGTTCTAATTGGTAAATACGTTTATGTTTAATTAACAGACCATATTAATTGTGAAAATTATGTCCTATTATACGCGCAAGGAGATTGATGAATTGCACGATGACATTACGTCTCTGGCTGCCAAGGCTACGGCGGATGAGGAGGAAAAACGCTCTGTTATATCTTCCATAGAACATTCGCTTCATAATGGCTACGATCGTCGACGTATGAGTGAAAAGTTAGAGAAATATTTGGATGCTAAACAAAGTACAAGATTGGTGGAGAAACTACAAGACCGTTTAGACGAGTACAAGAGAAAAGCTCGCAAACGAAATGGCGGGTCGGAAGACAACACCACAAAGTCGGACAGTTCAGCTCCAGAAGCGCCCAAAAAATCGCGATTTGATGTTGTCATCCCAAAATCGAATGGTGACAAGTCAACATTACCACCAGCTGTACCCGCTATTCCAGTACTATCGTTACCAGTGGTCCCACCCACCCTAACAACAGCTTCATCTTCATTAAGTAGCAATCAGATTAAATTAATGATGGTTAATGCCCAACGTGAAATTGAGGAACGAAAAAGGGCTCTTACTCAATTGAAAGCCAAAGATCCCATACTAGCTTCCGTACCACAAATTGGTCTACCGGTGGCTATGGCTAGTCAAGCTTTATCCAAGCAGCCTCCACCAGAAGATGTTGACAAAGCCAAGAAAATTGCTGAGCTACAGGCACAGATACGAGCCAAACTTTCCGGATCCTTGGCAAACCTTATACAACCGCCTGTAGCTCCGGCTACTGACCGTCCAAAACCATTGATATTAGATGAAGACGGTCGTACGATTGACAAAAGTGGTCGAGCTATTAACATACCCACACTGACACCTACTCTTAAAGCCAACATACGTGCTCAAAAGCGTGAAGTTTTCAGCAAATCACAAACATACGCTGAAAAGTCATCGTCGCAAGAGGATGCTGTGAAATTTTTCGATGATCGTATTGCTCAAAAGCCAGGCACACGCAACAAAAGAGCTTTGCGATTCCACGAACCAGGCAAATTTCAACAAATGGCTGAACGGATGCGCATGAAAGCACAATTGGAGCGTCTgcaaaatgaaatttcacaaattGCTCGCAAGACCGGCATTAGTTCCGCTACGAAATTGGCACTTATAGCACCAAAACAAGATACGCCCGACGATGTGCCCTCCATGGAATGGTGGGATTCGGTAATTTTGACAAACGATCTGAATACCGTTGATGAAGATGGTAAAATAAGCATAAGACAGTCggcaataacaaatttaattgagcATCCAACACAGATGAAGCCGCCGAGTAAGTTGAACCTATTTATGAAATTTCTTTTTGGTATTTAGTAGATTAAATAGAGGATTTCATTTCTTaatttctctaaaatttatgagcagattatggatggcaaccgaacatCAGTTACATTGCCAGAGGGAAACCACAAATTTCTGGTTGCCAATTTGCAATAGAAAATGATAGCTGCCAGTTGCCATCTGTAATATTATTTTGGAAACTGACAACGCAACTTTAGTTCAGTTACCAACCATAATATACCCATTAGTaagcatatatttttttaaatccagAGCTTTTCAAATATGAAATCTAGACGCATAAGCTTAAATTGAGAAATTTCTTAGGCCatcaatagatttttgttttttccgaGAAACATTTATTATTGACCAAATATACGAAATATCCTCTAAAatgtaatattattaaatagtaaatgaatctattaaaataaatcaaaggacctcattacatttataaaaattaataatttataaaatttcaaccaCTTTCAGATGAACCCTTGAAACCTGTATATTTGCCAGTATTCCTTACCAAAAAGGAACGCAAAAAACTGCGTCGTCAAAATAGACGGGAAGCCTGGAAGGAGGAACAAGAAAAAATACGCTTGGGCTTGGTACAACCACCGGAACCAAAATTGCGCATATCCAATCTAATGCGTGTTTTGGGCACTGAAGCTGTACAAGATCCAACCAAAATCGAAGCCCATGTAAGGGAGCAAATGGCCAAGAGGCAAAAGGCCCATGAAGATGCCAACAATGCTAGAAAGTTGACAGCTGAACAGAAGAGCGAAAAAAAAGTACGCAAAATTAAAGAAGACACATCTTGCGGTGTCCATGTTAGTGTTTATCGCATAAGAGATCTGCAGGATAATGCCAGCAAAAAGTTTAAAGTTGAAACAAATGCCAAACAGCTGCACATGACCGGCACAGTGGTATTGTTTCGTGATTGCTGTGTTGTGGTTGTTGAAGGCGGGCCCAAGCAACAGAAGAAATATCGACGTCTTATGTTGCATCGCATCAAGTGGGAGGAGGATATGGTTAAGGGTCCCGATGGCCAAGAAGTTCCTAATACCTGTGTGCTAGTATGGGAGGGCACTAGTCAACGGCGACACTTTGgcgaaatcaaatttaaaatttttcccatGGAAAAAATGGCCAGAGAATTCTTTCAGAAGCATCAAGTCGAGCAGTACTGGGATCTATCATACTCGGGTGCTGTTTTGGAAGCTTCCACAGATGAATAAGTGTTGATATGATATTTCTAAAATCGAAATTCTTTGTATTTAGGTCTATATtcaggaaaaaaatgttttctttacaaaaattaaaaaaataaaatcgttgATTTCTGGAAAATCTATGTATTTGTGGTggttcattatttattttatgattcGCTGGCGTCTAATTCCTCGTCAGCACTTTCTTGCTGCAaggcaatatattttttaactttattgaCCAATACATGGCGTATAGTGTCTAACATTCGTTGATTTACGGCCAAAGAGTGTTCGCATAAACGTTCTAATGTCTCTGGTAGAATATAACCCTTTTGAAAACATTCTGTGACTTGGCCAACAGCTGATAGACTGGCAGTAACAATTATACCATGCTCCTCTACAGCGTCATCTTTCTCATCACTACCGGAAAGACTTAACAGTAAATCTTCAACATCAGctgaaatacaattaatttattattaaagtttagTAGGTAGATATATTATAGTTTCATTATGGTTAATACCTGTGGGATTAATAAATTCCTGCTGCTTCAACAGACACACAGTTGAGGATGTTATCAGATCATAGGTTGGTATGCCACCTTCTATCAGAGCTACCCCGCAGCAATTAATGGCAGTACTTAAAGCACAACCATCATCATCTATGATCAACACTTTTATTTCCAACTGAAAATTGGCAAACTCATGACGACATATTACCGGTTCCAGGGCTTTCTTCAAAGCTACACTCATAAAACTTTCTTTGCGTGCTATAATTTCATTGGCCATGTTTGAAAATGGTGCATATTTAACACTGCATATAACTATACCCAGCGTGCCActaaaaaaatcgtataaagTTGGTTCCAGCTTTAATGAaatcttgttttaatttttaccaTCTATTGTTCTGTTTGCTAATTTCCTTAGGTGGTTCAACTTGGGCCATAACTTTTGTGTTACCATATTCCATATAAGCAGATCCCTTAACATTTGATACTGCTCCCACCTTCAAAACTGAAAATTGATCACTTGgttcaaataaaattctaagaaatcgTGTTTCACTTACATGTAGCTCTTGGCTCCAATTCTAATGTCTTTGGTTTAGCCAATctatcaaataattcatggggaTTCTCTTTGGCTTTATAAATGCCAAATTTGATTTGTGATTCGTTCCCCATTGAATaagacattttttaataaaatataatttaaaaaatgcaattatgctaaaaatttatattactcTAGCGTGTTTCAAATATATTCTTGTTTATTTAAAGACGACACTTGTTGGTCACCTAAATCgattaaaagttatcgatattttAGTGCTACCAGCTGATTGTAGCACATTCAGACTGCACTGCAATTACTTTATTTCGGAACGAAATTATAACTGATATATTAACCTAaagttaaactgacagttttcatccaaatattattttaatcgaCAGCATAACTATAAACAAAACACATAAGTCAAATAGAATGTTagtatttcataattaaagggtcttccaatagggaatTCAGTACTTTGACAGTTGGAtgacatttatttagttttttttttttgccaaataacaatattattgatataaaaataataaaacccatatggtgctatggaattcaattatggggcacggcctcagcttctaatattgaaaaaaatcaaagattccaaaataaaatattacgaatgataacagcagcgccttggtatgtgagaaatattaacattcataaggacctaggtgtctccctggtgaaaaatgaaataaaataacaagcggagtcatatttgaaaaagttagaagttcatccaaacccacttgcacgaacattaatgagaagtaatggctacatccgactaagaagaaggaatccaataGACCTACGCTGATggtaggatctataaattaaacataatttttcgtccaactttggtgggacgtaaataaaaattaatatttagatttaagatttgaacaaattattgatagttcacattattttgtgaagatacaataaataaaatatgaaaaaaaaataacaatagacGGATATAGTGTTCATTAATTATGGCcatcaacttttttgtttaaatattccaaaaaatgttgtaatttgTAACCAGTTCCTCCACACATGCCGACGTACTCATCTCAGTTCTAGATAATGCTATGAAGAACTTGCCATTTTTGAGCAACACATCCCTTATCATTAACGACTgactattaaaattattaaattaaagaatctctacaatttttattaaaatcatagGATCCaagaacaataaatttattttcattaaaaaatatcacataaaactacgaaaattataatttgttcatttttgttcagaacaaattcataaatattgtaaatcaacatttttaataaacatcTAAATTTCtaacatctaaagaaagaaaagcATGAAGAGAACAGGACGACTGATGAACTTCATTTGAATGACTTGTTCCTGAATAATTTAATACTTTGTGATGGAACggataaaggtatttatagacggcaatactgagtactaatatttgtcaaaaattcaagtatcataatacaatttcatcgtctaaacaaaatttgtattagattttcaaaaaatacgaatgatttttttgatttacggtcggtattcaatatttgtttaaaacatttcaaaaacattttattttcatatgtatcgggtatgtacatatttttaaatacaaataaggcaaacaaaaatgtcaagaaaatataaaataaagttttctgaaaaatatcaatcaacaaagaaatagaatatttgtaatactatcgtgtaaacaataaatgttttttcgaaactatttttttgaaatactgaatgatttaaataatattttaaatctgataagtgttaatactcagtattgccgcctataaatacatttacagttacaatttaattttgaaaattaatgtaatttatttccattttgattagggtttttaatttcccgaccttttttgattcccgggaatcgggaaatttttttctacattcccgggtacccggttATTCCCTAAAtatatactgtaaattaggaatattatagccaaatttcatataaaaacttagtgttataattattaaatatcagagcttaattaattaaaaaaatttgagcttaattcactaaaatcttaatccgcaATTAAAGAATGGCAgtctttcattccataaatctattcttaatatttaatttttttgattcattccaaagcctcttaattttaaagttaattaataacagaatttattcaaactttgaatgattcaatttttgttaaatcaaatcacttacaaatttaattgaaaaaattgacttaagcctttttgtactagatttgaattgaagaaaaatttaatcaattaataaatttttgaagatatttcgttatggatttgaagaagaaatttaaagaaattagaatgattcaataagaaataaattctaaaaataatgaagtcacattttaaattttcatacgaaaaacgaaaaaccccaaataaatacataataataataataaaaaaacttttcaccgttttttggttaaaaaaatagaattctaacttgttttctatgtattttcgtcagtttttaattctcgggattcccgactaaaaatcccgggaattgggtagtgaaaaattcccgggaattttgtaccgggaattcccgggatataAACCCTAATTTTGAATTAACTTTGTTTCGATAACTTTACTTaatcgaaatcttcttttttttgcatTCACTGTTAAATGTTAACATTGACAATGAAGGAAAAAAGGGTGGCAGCGCTTGCGTTTGGAACTCACGTCACTTTTTatggaataaatttaatttttaaacccaCTGTAAAGCAAAACACGGgaatttttactgaaagaaaactAGAAAAATTGTGTAAGCATTTCTAATATTCCCATTTataaacaatataattaaaGAATTATAATGCAGAAATCGCAACTGTTAGCCGAGTATAATACAGTGGAAAGAATGAGCGAACCATGGCCAGAAGATGCTACTCTCTATCAGCCATATGAGGCTGAACAGATTCTATTGCCTGAAAATGCCAGTTGCTTGGCTGTGAAAGCGTACTTAAAAATGTGCAATCTTCCGTGCGAAGTGAGGTCGTGTGCCAATGCAGAGTTTATGTCTCCCGGCGGCAGAATGACGAAATTGCCCGTGCTGCGTGCTGGGGCCTTTGTCTTTGCCGAATTCGAACCGATAGTCAATTTTGTCGAACATAAAAGTGAAGCTATTGGTCAGTGGTTGGATGAAGATGAAAAGGATGAAATGCGTACTTATGTATCGTTAACTGAACACATATTCACCATGGCCGAGTTGTATGTTAGTTTTGTAGTCGATCGAGTTTACGATGATATTACAGCACCCCGTAATGGCTGTGTGTTTCCTTGGcctttaaataaaatgcaaaacttCTCGAAAAGGCGTCATGCTTTAAAGCTCTTGAAAGTATACCAGTGGGATGATATGACCATAGAGAATGTCATCGAAAAAGTTAAAAAGTGTtgtgaaaatttacaaatgaaGCTGCTGGAGACCGAAGGACCCTTTTTCTATGGAGAAGAGCCCTGTGAATTGGATGCTATTGTTTTCGGTCATTTGTTTTCTGTACTTACGATAAACCTACCCAATATGGCTTTGGCCCAAACGGTGCAACAATTTAAACCATTGGTGCAATTT
This genomic window contains:
- the Prp3 gene encoding U4/U6 small nuclear ribonucleoprotein Prp3 isoform X1, producing the protein MSYYTRKEIDELHDDITSLAAKATADEEEKRSVISSIEHSLHNGYDRRRMSEKLEKYLDAKQSTRLVEKLQDRLDEYKRKARKRNGGSEDNTTKSDSSAPEAPKKSRFDVVIPKSNGDKSTLPPAVPAIPVLSLPVVPPTLTTASSSLSSNQIKLMMVNAQREIEERKRALTQLKAKDPILASVPQIGLPVAMASQALSKQPPPEDVDKAKKIAELQAQIRAKLSGSLANLIQPPVAPATDRPKPLILDEDGRTIDKSGRAINIPTLTPTLKANIRAQKREVFSKSQTYAEKSSSQEDAVKFFDDRIAQKPGTRNKRALRFHEPGKFQQMAERMRMKAQLERLQNEISQIARKTGISSATKLALIAPKQDTPDDVPSMEWWDSVILTNDLNTVDEDGKISIRQSAITNLIEHPTQMKPPNEPLKPVYLPVFLTKKERKKLRRQNRREAWKEEQEKIRLGLVQPPEPKLRISNLMRVLGTEAVQDPTKIEAHVREQMAKRQKAHEDANNARKLTAEQKSEKKVRKIKEDTSCGVHVSVYRIRDLQDNASKKFKVETNAKQLHMTGTVVLFRDCCVVVVEGGPKQQKKYRRLMLHRIKWEEDMVKGPDGQEVPNTCVLVWEGTSQRRHFGEIKFKIFPMEKMAREFFQKHQVEQYWDLSYSGAVLEASTDE
- the Prp3 gene encoding U4/U6 small nuclear ribonucleoprotein Prp3 isoform X2 — its product is MSEKLEKYLDAKQSTRLVEKLQDRLDEYKRKARKRNGGSEDNTTKSDSSAPEAPKKSRFDVVIPKSNGDKSTLPPAVPAIPVLSLPVVPPTLTTASSSLSSNQIKLMMVNAQREIEERKRALTQLKAKDPILASVPQIGLPVAMASQALSKQPPPEDVDKAKKIAELQAQIRAKLSGSLANLIQPPVAPATDRPKPLILDEDGRTIDKSGRAINIPTLTPTLKANIRAQKREVFSKSQTYAEKSSSQEDAVKFFDDRIAQKPGTRNKRALRFHEPGKFQQMAERMRMKAQLERLQNEISQIARKTGISSATKLALIAPKQDTPDDVPSMEWWDSVILTNDLNTVDEDGKISIRQSAITNLIEHPTQMKPPNEPLKPVYLPVFLTKKERKKLRRQNRREAWKEEQEKIRLGLVQPPEPKLRISNLMRVLGTEAVQDPTKIEAHVREQMAKRQKAHEDANNARKLTAEQKSEKKVRKIKEDTSCGVHVSVYRIRDLQDNASKKFKVETNAKQLHMTGTVVLFRDCCVVVVEGGPKQQKKYRRLMLHRIKWEEDMVKGPDGQEVPNTCVLVWEGTSQRRHFGEIKFKIFPMEKMAREFFQKHQVEQYWDLSYSGAVLEASTDE
- the Mtr3 gene encoding exosome complex component MTR3 translates to MSYSMGNESQIKFGIYKAKENPHELFDRLAKPKTLELEPRATFLKVGAVSNVKGSAYMEYGNTKVMAQVEPPKEISKQNNRCGTLGIVICSVKYAPFSNMANEIIARKESFMSVALKKALEPVICRHEFANFQLEIKVLIIDDDGCALSTAINCCGVALIEGGIPTYDLITSSTVCLLKQQEFINPTADVEDLLLSLSGSDEKDDAVEEHGIIVTASLSAVGQVTECFQKGYILPETLERLCEHSLAVNQRMLDTIRHVLVNKVKKYIALQQESADEELDASES
- the LOC135953354 gene encoding metaxin-2; the protein is MSEPWPEDATLYQPYEAEQILLPENASCLAVKAYLKMCNLPCEVRSCANAEFMSPGGRMTKLPVLRAGAFVFAEFEPIVNFVEHKSEAIGQWLDEDEKDEMRTYVSLTEHIFTMAELYVSFVVDRVYDDITAPRNGCVFPWPLNKMQNFSKRRHALKLLKVYQWDDMTIENVIEKVKKCCENLQMKLLETEGPFFYGEEPCELDAIVFGHLFSVLTINLPNMALAQTVQQFKPLVQFCRLIDEKYFQMKSL